In the Vicinamibacteria bacterium genome, GATTCGGCGGCGAGCCGCGCGTCGCCGTCGCCCCGGGGCGAGTCAACTTGATGGGTGAGCACACCGACTACAACGACGGCTTCGTGTTGCCGGTCGCGATCGATCGGCATGTGGTGGTGGCGTTCTCACCGAACCCCGACCATCGATTGCGGGGCTACTCGCTCGATCTGGACGACGAGGGGAACCGCCGGCTCGACGAGCCGAGGCCCAGGTCCGACTGGCTCGACTATGTCGCCGGAGTCGCCTGGTCGCTTCAGCAGGACGGCATTTCGCTCGATGGTATGAACCTCGTCGTGGGAGCGGATCTGCCGATGGGGGCAGGGCTTGGTTCCTCGGCGGCATTGGAGCTGGCAGCCGCACGGGCGTTCATGGCCGATCGAGCGTGGGACGCCGAGCGTGCGGCCGAGCAGGCGCGACGAGCCGAGAACGATTTCGTCGGGGTGCCCTGCGGAATCATGGACCAGATGTCGGTAGCGCTTTCGGAGCCGGGTCATGGCCTCTTGATTGATTGCCGCGGGCACGGCTACACCCGGATCCCGTTGCCCGAGGACATCGTCATCGTCGTCCTGGACACGGCAACCCGACGGGCTCTCCGTGAGGGAAGGTACCAGGAGCGTCGAGCGAGCTGCGAACGAGCGGCGTCCCTTCTCGGAGTGAAAGCGCTTCGTGATGCAACGCGTGAAGAGATGGAGCGGCTGCCGGAGGCGCTGCGCAGACTCGCGCTTCACGTTAGCGAGGAGAACGAGAGGACGTGCTCGATGGCCGAGGCGCTCGCGGGCGACGACCGGGCGTCGATGAGCGAGCTCATGGCCCGATCCCACGCGAGCCTTCGCGACGGGTTCGAGGTCTCGACACCGGCTCTCGACCGCATGGTCGAGATCGCCTCCGCGCACCCAAGAGCCATCGGTGCTCGGATGACGGGCGCGGGCTTCGGTGGGTGTGCGGTTGCCCTCGTCGCGGTCGAGGGAGTCGAGTCTTTCGTCGCGGAAGTGGGGCGGGCTTACGCCGAGGATACCGGACGAGGCGGTG is a window encoding:
- the galK gene encoding galactokinase, with translation MEEQTPIARRVAQAFRERFGGEPRVAVAPGRVNLMGEHTDYNDGFVLPVAIDRHVVVAFSPNPDHRLRGYSLDLDDEGNRRLDEPRPRSDWLDYVAGVAWSLQQDGISLDGMNLVVGADLPMGAGLGSSAALELAAARAFMADRAWDAERAAEQARRAENDFVGVPCGIMDQMSVALSEPGHGLLIDCRGHGYTRIPLPEDIVIVVLDTATRRALREGRYQERRASCERAASLLGVKALRDATREEMERLPEALRRLALHVSEENERTCSMAEALAGDDRASMSELMARSHASLRDGFEVSTPALDRMVEIASAHPRAIGARMTGAGFGGCAVALVAVEGVESFVAEVGRAYAEDTGRGGVLFACRPSGGARVVE